Part of the Georgenia sp. TF02-10 genome, CCGGTGGTGGCAGCCTCACCCACGACGACCGTGATGTGGCTGGTGCGCTTGAGGATCTGGGCGGCCTGGCCCTTGGCCCGCTGCCGGAACCGCTTGAGGGTCGGGCCCTCGTCGACGTAGGCCTCGAGGATGACGAGGTTGCCCTCGTCGAAGGCCTCGCTGGCCTGGTCGGCCTTGACCCGGGCGTTCGCGACCGCCGACTCCACGACCTTGCGCACGGTCTCCGCGGCCGCCTGGGGCGCGAACCGCAGCGCGGTCACGGCCTCCTCGGTGCGCTTGCCGCGGACGACGTCCACGACGCGGCGCGCCTTCTGCGGCGTGACGCGGACGAAGCGCGCCTGCGCCTTGGCTTCCATGTTCCTGCCTTACTTGTCGGTTCGGGTGCTCCGCGCCTCAGCGGCGGCGGGCCTTGCGGTCGTCCTTGTCGTGCCCGCGGTAGGTGCGGGTCGGGGCGAACTCCCCGAGCTTGTGGCCGACCATCGACTCGGTGACGAAGACCGGGACGTGCTTGCGGCCGTCGTGCACCGCGAAGGTGTGCCCGAGGAAGTCGGGGGTGATGACCGACCGGCGCGACCAGGTCTTGATGACGTTCTTGCCCCCCTTCGCGTTCTGGGCGTCCACCTTCTTCTGCAGGTGGTCGTCGACGAAGGGGCCCTTCTTCAGACTGCGCGGCATGCCTCGCCTCTCCCTCTCAGCGCTTCTTGCCGGTGCGGCGACGGCGGACGATCAGCTGGTCGCTCGGCTTGTTCGGCCGGCGGGTCCGGCCCTCGGGCTGGCCCCACGGGCTGACCGGGTGCCGGCCGCCGGAGGTCCGGCCCTCGCCGCCGCCGTGCGGGTGGTCGACGGGGTTCATCACGACGCCGCGGACGGTCGGGCGCTTGCCCTTCCACCGCATCCGGCCGGCCTTGCCCCAGTTGATGTTGGACTGCTCGGCGTTGCCGACCTCGCCGATGGAGGCGCGGCAGCGGGCGTCGACGTTGCGGATCTCCCCCGAGGGCATCCGCAGCTGGGCGTAGGGGCCCTCCTTGGCGACGAGCTGGACGGAGGCGCCGGCGGACCGGGCGATCTTCGCCCCGCCGCCGGGCCGCAGCTCGATGGCGTGCACGACGGTGCCGACCGGGATGTTGCGCAGCTGGAGGCTGTTCCCGGGCTTGATGTCCGCGCCCGGGCCGCTCTCGATCCGGTCGCCCTGCTTGAGCCGGTTCGGCGCGAGGATGTAGCGCTTCTCGCCGTCGGCGTAGTGCAGCAGCGCGATCCGGGCGGTGCGGTTGGGGTCGTACTCGATGTGCGCGACCTTGGCCGGGACGCCGTCCTTGTCGTGTCGCCGGAAGTCGATGACGCGGTAGGCGCGCTTGTGGCCCCCGCCCTTGTGCCGGGTGGTGATCCGGCCGGTCGCGTTGCGGCCGCCGGTCTTGGGCAGCGGGCGGACCAGGGACTTCTCCGGCTCGGACCGGGTGATCTCGGCGAAGTCGGCGACGGTGGAGCCGCGCCGGCCGGGCGTCGTCGGCTTGTACTTACGGATTCCCATGGATCAGATCCTCTCTTCGGCCGGGGGTCAGCCGGCCACCTCGCCGAAGATGTCGATGGACCCCTCGCGCAGGGTGACGATCGCGCGCTTGGTGTCCTTGCGCTTGCCGAGCCCGAACCGGGTGCGGCGGGTCTTGCCCTGCCGGTTCGCGGTGTTCACCGAGGCGACCTTGACGTCGAAGATCTTCTCGATGGCGTTCTTGATCTCGGTCTTGTTCGAGCGGGGGTCCACCTCGAAGGTGTACTTGCCCTCGTCGATCAGGTTGTAGCTCTTCTCCGAGACGATCGGCTTGATGATCACGTCGCGGGGGTTCTTCGCCGGCTCGATGCTCACTGCTCCTCCTCGCCCTGGCCGAGGAGCGCCCGGAGCGCCCCGGTGGTGAACACGACGTCGTCGTTGACCAGGACGTCGTAGGTGTTGAGCTGGTCGACCCAGAGCAGGTGGACGCTCGGGACGTTGCGCAGGGCGAGCAGGGTCCGCTCGTCCTGGCGGTCGAGCACGACCAGCGCGCTGCGCTCGCCGACCACCCGGCGCAGGGCCGCGAGGGCGGTCCTGGTCAGCCGCTCGGCGGCGTCGTCGACCAGGGCGTCCACGACGTGCACCCGGCCGGCGCGGGCCCGGTCGGACAGGGCCCCGCGCAGGGCGGCGGCCTTCATCTTCTTGGGCGTGCGCTGGGCGTAGCTGCGCGGCTGCGGGCCGTGCACGGTGCCGCCGCCGGCGAACTGCGGGGCGCGGGTCGAGCCCTGCCGGGCGCGGCCGGTGCCCTTCTGCCGGTAGGGCTTGCGGCCGCCGCCGCGGACGTCGCCGCGGGTCTTGGTGGCGTGCGTGCCCTGCCGCGCGGCCGCGAGCTGGGCGACGACCACCTGGTGGATGAGCGGGACGTTGGTCGGTGCGTCGAACACCTCGGCGGGCAGCTCGGCGGAGCCGGCCTTCTCACCCGCGGCGTCCAGCACGTCGACGGTCAGCGTGGTCATCTCACGCTCCCTTCGCGGTACGGACCACGACGACGCCGCCCTTGGGCCCGGGGACGGCCCCGGTGACCAGCAGGACGCCGTTCTCGGCGTCGACGGCGTGGATCGTGAGGTTCTTGGTGGTCTGCCGGGCGTTGCCCATCCGGCCGGCCATCCGCAGGCCCTTGAACACCCGGGAGGGCGTGGAGGCCCCGCCGATGGAGCCGGGCTTGCGGTGGTTGCGGTGGGCGCCGTGGGAGGCGGAGACGCCGGCGAAGCCGTGCCGCTTCATCACGCCGGCGGTGCCCTTGCCCTTGGTGGTGCCGACGACGTCGACGGTGGCGCCGGGCTGGAACGCCTCGGCGGTCAGCTCCTGGCCGGGGGCGTAGCCGGTGGCGCCGGGGGTGCGGATCTCGGCGAGGTGGCGGCGCGGGGTCACCCCGGCCTTGGCGAAGTGGCCGCGGAGCGGCTGGGTGACCCGGCGCGGGTCGATCTCGCCGAAGGCCAGCTGCACGGCACTGTACCCGTCGGTCTCCGGGGTGCGCACCTGCGTGACGACGTTGGTGCCCACCCGCACGACCGTCACCGGGACGAGGCGGCCGCCGTCGTCCCAGACCTGGGTCATGCCGAGCTTCGTGCCGAGCAGCGCCGTGACGGGCGCGGCGGCGGCCTGATCGAGCGTTGTCATGGCAGGTGTCCTCAGAGCTTGATCTCGATGTTGACGTCGGCCGGCAGGTCGAGGCGCATGAGCGAGTCGACCGCCTTGGGCGTCGGGTCCACGATGTCGATGAGCCGCTTGTGCGTGCGCATCTCGAAGTGGTCGCGGCTGTCCTTGTACTTGTGGGGCGACCGGATGACGACGAAGACGTTCTTCTCCGTCGGCAGCGGCACCGGGCCCACGACCGTCGCACCAGCGCGGGTCACCGTGTCGACGATCTTGCGCGCCGAGCTGTCGATGACCTCGTGGTCGTAGGACTTGAGCCGGATGCGGATCTTCTGTCCCGCCATGGCGTCGTCTAACCTCTCTCGTACCGCTACCCGTACCGACCCCCGCGCTCGGGCGTGTCGCGCGGGCGACGCACCCGGACGCACAGCCCCGGCACGGGGCGTGGTCGCTGTGATGCCTGTTCGGACCCGAGCGGGGACGCCCGATCCGGCAGCCGGCGCCCGGGGCAGGCCCCCAGGCAACCTGGCAATCTTGCCACGCGCGGGCCCGCCCCGCCTAATCCGGACCGGGCCCCGGTGGTGCGGGCCTCGTCACGTCGGCAGGGCGGCGCACGCTGGCCCGGCCACTTTACCAGCGCCGGCGGCGGTGGCGCGAGGGCCGGGGGCTGTGAGCGCGCGCACGGGAGGCGGCGGCCGCCGTCGCCGAGGACCGACCGCCCGACCGCCGTCGCCGAGGACCGACCGCCCGGCCGCCGTCGCCGAGGACCGACCGCCCGGCCGCCGGCGGCGCGGACCAAGGCCCGGCCGCCGTCGGCGGACGACCAAGGGCCCGGCAGCCGAGGCTGCCGGGCCCTGCGGGTCCTGCTGTGCGCCGAGCGGCGCGGCCGGGGTCAGCCCCGGCGGGGGGTCACTTGAGGATCTTGGTGACCCGGCCGGAGCCCACGGTGCGGCCACCCTCGCGGATGGCGAAGCCGAGGCCCTCCTCCATGGCGATGGGCTGGATGAGCTCCACCGTCATCTCGGTGTTGTCGCCGGGCATGACCATCTCGGTGCCCTCGGGCAGCGTGATGACGCCGGTGACGTCGGTCGTCCGGAAGTAGAACTGCGGACGGTAGTTGGAGTAGAAGGGGTTGTGCCGGCCGCCCTCGTCCTTGGCCAGGATGTAGACCTGGCCCTCGAACTGGGTGTGCGGGGTGATCGAGCCCGGCTTGCAGACGACCTGCCCGCGCTCGACGTCCTCGCGCTTGGTGCCGCGCAGCAGCAGCCCGACGTTCTCCCCCGCGTCGGCGGTGTCGAGGAGCTTGCGGAACATCTCGATGCCGGTGACGGTGGTCTTCTGGGCCTGCGGCCGGATACCGATGATCTCCACCTCCTCGTTCACCTTGAGCTGGCCGCGCTCGACGCGGCCGGTGACCACGGTGCCGCGGCCGGTGATGGTGAAGACGTCCTCGATCGGCATGAGGAACGGCTTGTCGATGTCGCGCACCGGGTCCGGCACGTTCTCGTCGACGGCCTCCATCAGGTCCTCGACGGACTTGACCCACTTCGGGTCGCCCTCGAGGGCCTTGAGCGCGGAGACGCGGACGACGGGCGCGTCGTCGCCGGGGAAGCCCTGGGACGACAGCAGCTCGCGGACCTCCATCTCGACGAGCTCGAGGATCTCCTCGTCGTCAACCATGTCGGCCTTGTTCAGCGCGACGAGCAGGTAGGGCACGCCCACCTGGCGGGCGAGCAGCACGTGCTCGCGGGTCTGCGCCATCGGGCCGTCGGTGGCGGCGACGACGAGGATCGCGCCGTCCATCTGGGCGGCACCGGTGATCATGTTCTTGATGTAGTCGGCGTGCCCCGGGGCGTCCACGTGCGCGTAGTGGCGCTTCTCCGTCTGGTACTCCACGTGGGAGACGTTGATGGTGATGCCGCGCTGGCGCTCCTCGGGAGCGTTGTCGACCTGGTCGAACGGCGTGAACGTGTTGAGGTCCGGGTACTTGTCCGCCAGCACCTTGGAGATGGCAGCGGTCAGCGTCGTCTTGCCGTGGTCGACGTGACCGATCGTGCCGATGTTGACGTGCGGCTTGGTCCGCTCGAACTTGGCCTTCGCCACTTGGGGTCCTCCTGGGGACTCGGGTAGTTGTCTTGACGCTCTGGCAGGTGCTTCGCGGGCGCCTGCCGGGGCGAGATCCTACGGGTCGGGTGTGGGTTGCTTGCTGGGTCGACCTGTGGGACTCACTCGCCCCGGGTCTTCTTGATGATCTCCTCGGCGACGTTCCGAGGGACCTCCGCGTAGCTGTGGAACTGCATCGAGTACACCGCGCGACCCTGGGTCCGGGACCGCAGGTCGCCGACGTAGCCGAACATCTCCGACAACGGCACGAGGGCGCGGATGACCTTGACGCCGGTGGCGTCCTCCATCGACTGGATCATGCCACGGCGGGAGTTGAGGTCGCCAATGACGTCCCCCATGTACTCCTCGGGGGTGCGCACCTCGACGTCGAAGATCGGCTCGAGGAGCGCGGGGTCCGCGCGGCGGACGCCCTCCTTGAGGACCATCGACCCGGCGACCTTGAAGGCCATCTCGGAGGAGTCGACCTCGTGGTAGGCGCCGTCGAGCAGGATCGCCCGGATCCCGACCAGCGGGTAGCCGGCCAGCACGCCGTTCTGCATGGCGTCCTCGATGCCGGCCTCCACCGACGGGATGTACTCCCGCGGGATGCGGCCGCCGGTGACCTTGTTCTCGAACTCGAAGAGCTCGCCCTCGCTGGTGTCCATCGGCTCGAAGGTCACCTGGACCTTGGCGAACTGGCCGGACCCACCGGTCTGCTTCTTGTGCGTGTAGTCGATCTTCTCCACCTTGCGGCGGATGGTCTCGCGGTAGGCGACCTGCGGGGCGCCGACGTTCGCCTCGACCTTGAACTCCCGGCGCATCCGGTCGACGAAGACGTCGAGGTGGAGCTCGCCCATCCCGCCGATGACGGTCTGGCCGGTCTCGTCGTCCAGCCGGACGGTGAAGGTCGGGTCCTCCTCGGCGAGCTTCTGGATCGCGGTGGAGAGCTTCTCCTGGTCGGCCTTGGTCTTGGGCTCGATGGCCACGTGGATGACCGGCTCGGGGAAGGTCATGGACTCCAGGATCACCGGTGCGTCGATGGCGCACAGGGTGTCCCCGGTGGTGACCTCCTTGAGCCCGATGAAGGCGTAGATGTGCCCGGCGTGGGCCTCCTCGACCGGGTTCTCCTTGTTGGAGTGCATCTGGAACATCTTCCCGATGCGCTCCTTCCGACCCTTGGTGGAGTTGAGCACCTGGGCGCCCTGGGCGACCTTGCCGGAGTAGACCCGGACGTAGGTGAGCCGGCCGAAGAACGGGTGCGTGGCGACCTTGAAGGCCAGCGCGGCGAACGGCTCGTCCTCGCTCGCCGCCCGCTCGACGACGACGTCCTCGTCCTTGACGTCGTGGCCCTGCACGGGCGGGACGTCGAGGGGGGAGGGCAGGTAGTCGATGACGGCGTCGAGCATGGGCTGGATGCCCTTGTTCTTGAACGCGGAGCCGCAGAAGACCGGGTAGGCCTCGCCGGCCACGGTCAGGGCGCGCACGCCGCGCTTGATGTCGGCGACGCTCAGCTCCTCCCCGCCGAGGTACTTCTCGAGGAGCTCCTCGTCCGCCTCGGCGACCTGCTCGATGAGCGTGGTGCGGTACTCCTCGGCCTGGGCCCGCAGGCCCTCGGGGATCTCCTCGACCTCGTAGTCCTCGCCCATCTTGACCTCGCCGCGCCAGGTGAGCGCGCGCATGGTCACCAGGTCGACGACGCCGGTGAAGTCCTGCTCGGACCCGATCGGGATCTGCATGACCAGCGGGGTGGCCTTGAGCCGGTCGACGATGGTCTTGACGGTGAAGAAGAAGTCCGCGCCGATCTTGTCCATCTTGTTGACGAAGCAGATCCGCGGGACGTTGTACTTGTCCGCCTGGCGCCACACGGTCTCGGACTGCGGCTCCACGCCCTCCTTGCCGTCGAAGACGGCGACCGCGCCGTCGAGCACGCGCAGCGAGCGCTCCACCTCGACGGTGAAGTCCACGTGGCCGGGGGTGTCGATGATGTTGATCTGGTTGTTCTTCCAGAAGCAGGTGGTCGCGGCGGAGGTGATGGTGATGCCGCGCTCCTGCTCCTGCTCCATCCAGTCCATCGTCGACGCGCCGTCGTGCGTCTCACCGATCTTGTAGTTGATGCCGGTGTAGAACAGGATCCGCTCGGTCGTCGTCGTCTTGCCGGCGTCGATGTGAGCCATGATCCCGATGTTGCGGACCTTGGTGAGGTCGGTCAGCACGTCAAGTGCCACGTGAGGCTCTCTTCGGTAGGGGTGGTTCGTGAAGTCGGGGGCGCGCCCCCGCCGGGGTCACCAGCGGTAGTGCGCGAAGGCCTTGTTGGACTCGGCCATCTTGTGGGTGTCCTCGCGGCGCTTGACCGCGGCGCCCAGGCCGTTGGAGGCGTCGAGGATCTCGTTCATCAGCCGCTCGGTCATGGTCTTCTCCCGGCGGGACCGGGAGTAGTCCACCAGCCAGCGCAGCGCCAGGGTGGTCTGCCGGGAGGCGCGGACCTCGACCGGGACCTGGTAGGTGGCGCCGCCGACCCGGCGGGAGCGGACCTCGAGGGTGGGCCGGACGTTGTCCAGCGCGCGCTTGAGCACGGTGGACGGGTCGGACTGGGTCTTCTCCGCCACGCCCTGCAGGGCGCCGTAGACGATGCGCTCGGCGGTGGACTTCTTGCCGTCGACCAGCACCCGGTTGACGAGCTGGGTGACGACCGGGGAGCCGTACACCGGGTCGGAGACGAGCGGGCGCTTGGGGGCCGGGCCCTTACGAGGCATTACTTCTTCTCCTTCTTCGCGCCGTAGCGGCTGCGAGCCTGCTGGCGGCCCCGCACACCCTGGGTGTCCAGCGCGCCGCGGACGATCTTGTAGCGCACGCCGGGCAGGTCCTTCACCCGGCCGCCGCGCACGAGCACGATGGAGTGCTCCTGGAGGTTGTGCCCCACGCCCGGGATGTAGGCGGTGACCTCGATGCCGCTGGACAGGCGCACGCGGGCGACCTTGCGCAGGGCCGAGTTCGGCTTCTTCGGGGTGGTGGTGTACACGCGGGTGCACACCCCCCGCCGCTGCGGGCTGCCCTTGAGGGCCGGCGTCTTGGAGGTCCCTACCTTGACGCTGCGGCCCTTGCGGACCAGCTGCTGAATCGTGGGCACTACTTCTCCGTCTCAGGTACTTGCTGTGTCGTTGCTGCACGCCCGACCGTGGGGTCGACCGGCCCGGGCCGTCCGGCCCGTCCTGGCTCGCTCCCCTGCCCCCGCTGTCGGGCGTGTCGACCAGCTGCTGCCCGGCGAGGCCCGCCCGGGGCGGTGGGGCCGGGGCGTCACGCTGGTGCGGACGCCTGCGGGCTCGGCCCGACGGCGGTCATCACCGGTGAGCTGCGCACGCACACGAGAGCCCGGTGTCGCGGGCACCGCAGACCAGCGTACTCTGCGCCGGATTCCGGCGCAAAGGATCCGCCCCGCGCCGCCGGGTGGCGTGCGCCACGTGGGGTCGGTCACGCCGGTGGGGACGACGGCGGCCGGCGGGGTGGGCGGCCGACGGGCCGGGCCGCGGGGTCTCCCCCACGGCCCGGCCCGTCGGTGGCCGGGCGGCCGCGCCGCCGGGCGGCGGCGCCGCCGGCTGCTGCCGCCCGGCCGGCGCCGTCAGCGGAACTCGAGCCCGTAGCTGTCCGGGAACTCCAGGTCCTCCAGCGCCAGCGGCTCGTTCGACCCGCCGACCGGGGCGAAGTCGATGTCGCTGTAGCCGAGCCGGGAGAACGCGGTCTGCTTGGCCTCCTCGGTGGGCTCGACGACCACCTCGTGGTAGCGCGGCAGGCCGGTCCCGGCCGGGATGAGCTTGCCCAGGATGACGTTCTCCTTCAGGCCGAGCAGCGGGTCCTTCCGGGCGCTCATGGCCGCCTCGGTGAGCACCTTCGTCGTCTCCTGGAAGGAGGCGGCGGAGAGCCAGGAGTCGGTGGCCAGGGACGCCTTGGTGATGCCCATCAGCTCGGGCCGGCCGGAGGCGGGGGTGCCGCCCTCGGAGACCACCCGGCGGTTCTCGTCCTCGAACCGGGTGCGCTCCATGAGCTCGCCCGGCAGGAGGCGGGAGTCCCCGGAGTCCAGCACCGTCACCCGGCGCAGCATCTGCCGGACGATGACCTCGATGTGCTTGTCGTGGATGTCCACGCCCTGGGAGCGGTAGACCTCCTGGACCTGCTCGACGAGGTGCTTCTGCGCGGCCCGCGGGCCGAGGATGCGCAGCACCTTCTTCGGGTCGACGGCGCCCGCGACGAGCTGGCGGCCGACGGCGATGTGCTCGCCGTCCTCCACCAGCAGCCGGGCCCGCTTGGTGACCGGGTAGACCACGTCCTCCTGGCCGTCGTCGCGGACGACGACGATCTTGCGGATCCGCTCGGAGTCGTCGATCTTGACCCGGCCGGCGGCCTCGGTGATCGGGGCCTCGCCCTTGGGGGTGCGGGCCTCGAACAGCTCCTGGACGCGCGGCAGGCCCTGGGTGATGTCCTCCGCCGAGGCGGCCCCGCCGGTGTGGAAGGTCCGCATCGTCAGCTGGGTGCCGGGCTCGCCGATGGACTGCGCGGCGATGATGCCGACGGCCTCGCCGATGTCCACCAGCTTGCCGGTGGCCAGGGAGCGGCCGTAGCACTTGGCGCAGGTGCCCACCCGGGATTCGCAGGTCAGGACCGAGCGGACCTTGACCTCGGTCAGCCCGGCGGCCACCAGGCGGGCGATGAGCACGTCGCCGATGTCCTGGCCGGCCTCGCCGAGCACGTTGCCCTCGGCGTCGGTGACGTCCTGGGCCAGGGTGCGGGCGTAGACGCTGGTCTCCACCGTGTCCGCCCGCACGACGGTGTCCTCCCCGACCTTGTCCGCGATGGGCATGGTCAGGCCCATCCGGGTGCCGCAGTCGTCCTCGCGGATGATGACGTCCTGGGAGACGTCCACCAGGCGCCGGGTGAGGTACCCGGAGTCGGCGGTCCGCAGCGCGGTGTCCGCCAGGCCCTTGCGGGCGCCGTGGGTGGCGATGAAGTACTCCAGGACGGACAGGCCCTCGCGGTAGTTGGACTTGATCGGGCGGGGGATGATCTCGCCCTTCGGGTCGGCCACCAGGCCGCGCATGCCGGCGATCTGGCGGACCTGCATCCAGTTGCCGCGGGCGCCGGAGGAGACCATCTGGAAGACGGTGTTGCGCTCGGGGAAGTTCGCCCGCATCGCGTCGTCGACCTCGTTGGTCGCCTGGGTCCACACGTCGATGAGCTCCTGGCGGCGCTCGTCGTCGGTGATCAGGCCGATGTCGTACTGCTCCTGGATCTTGCGGGCCTCCTCCTCGTACTTCTCGAGGATCTCGGCCTTGGCCGCGGGCGCGACGACGTCGGAGATCGCGATGGTCACCCCGGAGCGGGACGCCCACCGGAAGCCGGCCTCCTTCAGCGCGTCCAGGCTCGCCCCGACCTCGACCTTGGGGTAGCGCTCGGCGAGGTCGTTGACGATCCGGCCGAGGACCTTCTTGTCGACCACCCCGTTGAGGTAGGGGTAGTCGACCGGGAGCAGGTCGTTGAACAGGGTCCGCCCGAGGGTGGTCTCCAGCAGCAGCGGGTCACCCTCGGTCCAGCCCTCCGGCGCGGTCCAGCCGGCCGGCGGGACGGCCTCGGGGAGCCGGACGGTGATCCGGGCGTTGAGGTCCAGGTCGCCGCGGTCGTAGGCCATCAGGGCCTCGGCGATGGAGCTGAAGAACCGTCCCTCGCCGGCCGCTCCGGCCCGCTCGGAGGTGAGGTGGAACAGGCCGATGATCATGTCCTGGGACGGCATCGTGACCGGGCGGCCGTCGGAGGGCTTGAGGATGTTGTTCGAGGACAGCATGAGGATGCGGGCCTCGGCCTGCGCCTCGGCGCTCAGCGGCAGGTGCACGGCCATCTGGTCGCCGTCGAAGTCGGCGTTGAACGCGCCGCAGACGAGCGGGTGGAGCTGGATGGCCTTGCCCTCGACCAGCTGCGGCTCGAAGGCCTGGATGCCCAGGCGGTGCAGGGTCGGGGCGCGGTTGAGCAGCACCGGGTGCTCGCGGATGACCTCGTCGAGGACGTCCCACACCTGCGGCCGGGACCGCTCGACCATCCGCTTGGCGGCCTTGATGTTCTGGGCGTGGTTGAGGTCCACCAGCCGCTTCATGACGAAGGGCTTGAAGAGCTCCAGCGCCATCTGCTTGGGCAGGCCGCACTGGTGCAGCTTCAGGGTGGGGCCGACGACGATGACCGAGCGGCCGGAGTAGTCCACCCGCTTGCCGAGCAGGTTCTGCCGGAACCGGCCCTGCTTGCCCTTGAGCATGTCCGAGATGGACTTCAGCGCCCGGTTGCCCGGCCCGGTGACCGGCCGGCCGCGGCGGCCGTTGTCGAACAGCGCGTCCACGGACTCCTGGAGCATGCGCTTCTCGTTGTTGACGATGATCTCCGGCGCGCCCAGGTCCAGCAGCCGCTTGAGGCGGTTGTTGCGGTTGATGACGCGGCGGTAGAGGTCGTTCAGGTCCGAGGTGGCGAACCGGCCGCCGTCGAGCTGGACCATCGGGCGCAGGTCCGGCGGGATCACCGGGACGCAGTCCAGCACCATGCCCAGCGGGGAGTTGCCGGTGGTGAGGAAGGCGTTGACGACCTTCAGCCGCTTCAGGGCCCGGGTCTTGCGCTGCCCGGTGCCGGTGGCGATGACCTCGCGGAGGGACTCCGCCTCGGCCTGCAGGTCGAAGGTCTCCAGCCGGCGCTGGATCGCCTCGGCGCCCATGGCGCCCTTGAAGTAGATGCCGTAGCGGACGGTGAGCTCGCGGTAGAGCAGCTCGTCGCCCTCCAGGTCACCGACGGCGAGGTTCTTGAACCGGTCCCAGACCTTCTCCAGCCGCTCCAGGTCGGCGTCGCCGCGGCGGCGGATCTGGGCCATCTCCCGCTCGGCGGACTTGCGGACCTTCTCCCGGGCGTCGGCCTTCGCGCCGGACGCCTCGAGCTCGGCCAGGTCGGTCTCCAGGCGCTGGGCCCGGGCCTCGATGTCGGCGTCGCGGCGGTTGGCCACCTGCTGGCGCTCGAGGTCCATCTCGTTCTGCAGGGACGGCAGGTCCTCGCGCCGGCCCTCCTCGTCGACCTCGGTGATCATGTACGCCGCGAAGTAGATGACCTTCTCCAGGTCCTTCGGGGCGAGGTTGAGCAGGTACCCCAGGCGGGACGGGACGCCCTTGAAGTACCAGATGTGGGTGACCGGGGCGGCGAGCTCGATGTGGCCCATCCGCTCGCGGCGCACCTTGGAGCGCGTGACCTCCACGCCGCACCGCTCGCAGACGATGCCCTTGTAGCGCACGCGCTTGTACTTCCCGCACGCGCACTCCCAGTCGCGCGTCGGGCCGAAGATCTGCTCCCCGAACAGGCCGTCCTTCTCCGGCTTCAGGGTGCGGTAGTTGATCGTCTCGGGCTTCTTGACCTCGCCGTGCGACCACTCGCGCACGTCCGCCGCCGTGGCGAGGGAGATGTGCAGCTGGTCGAAGACATTGACGTCGAGCAAGGGTTCCTACTTCCTCCGGTATAGCACCGTGAACAGCTATGGGTGGAGCCGGGGCCGGGGCGACGGCGGCCGGTCGGCCGGCCGCGCCCCGGCGGGGGCTCAGAGCTCGTCGACGCTGCTGGCGTCGGGGCGGCGGGAGAGGTCGATGCCGAGCTCCTCCGCGGCGCGGTACACCTCGTCGTCGGTGTCCCGCAGCTCGATGGCGTTGCCCTCCGCGTCGAGCGCCTCGACGTTCAGGCACAGCGAGCGCATCTCCTTGATGAGCACCTTGAAGGACTCGGGGATGCCGGGCTCGGGGATGTTCTCCCCCTTGACGATGGCCTCGTAGACCTTCACGCGGCCGGTGACGTCGTCGGACTTGATGGTCAGCAGCTCCTGCAGGGCGTAGGCGGCGCCGTAGGCCTCCAGCGCCCAGACCTCCATCTCGCCGAACCGCTGGCCGCCGAACTGCGCCTTACCGCCCAGCGGCTGCTGGGTGATCATCGAGTACGGGCCGGTGGACCGGGCGTGGATCTTGTCGTCCACGAGGTGGTGGAGCTTGAGGATGTACATGTAGCCCACCGAGATCGGCTCGGGGAACGGCTCCCCGGACCGGCCGTCGAAGAGCTGGGCCTTGCCGTCGGTGCCGACCAGGCGCTCGCCGTCCCGGTTGGGCAGGGCGTGCGCGAGGAGGCCCTGGAGCTCGTGGTGCTCGGCGCCGTCGAACACCGGGGTGGCGACCGGGGTGCCGGGGTCCACGTGCACGGCGTTCTCGGGCAGCTGGCGGGTCCACTCCTCCGCGGCGGCGACCGCCTCGCTGACGTCCCAGCCCTGGGCGGCGAGCCAGCCCAGGTGCAGCTCGAGGACCTGGCCGACGTTCATCCGGCCGGGCACGCCGAGCGGGTTGAGGATGACGTCCACCGGGGTGCCGTCGGGCAGGAACGGCATGTCCTCCACGGGCAGGATCTTGGAGATCACGCCCTTGTTGCCGTGCCGGCCGGCGAGCTTGTCCCCGTCGGTGATCTTGCGGCGCTGGGCGATGTAGACCCGGACCATCTGGTTCACCCCGGGCGGCAGCTCGTCGTCGTCCTCT contains:
- a CDS encoding DNA-directed RNA polymerase subunit beta'; amino-acid sequence: MLDVNVFDQLHISLATAADVREWSHGEVKKPETINYRTLKPEKDGLFGEQIFGPTRDWECACGKYKRVRYKGIVCERCGVEVTRSKVRRERMGHIELAAPVTHIWYFKGVPSRLGYLLNLAPKDLEKVIYFAAYMITEVDEEGRREDLPSLQNEMDLERQQVANRRDADIEARAQRLETDLAELEASGAKADAREKVRKSAEREMAQIRRRGDADLERLEKVWDRFKNLAVGDLEGDELLYRELTVRYGIYFKGAMGAEAIQRRLETFDLQAEAESLREVIATGTGQRKTRALKRLKVVNAFLTTGNSPLGMVLDCVPVIPPDLRPMVQLDGGRFATSDLNDLYRRVINRNNRLKRLLDLGAPEIIVNNEKRMLQESVDALFDNGRRGRPVTGPGNRALKSISDMLKGKQGRFRQNLLGKRVDYSGRSVIVVGPTLKLHQCGLPKQMALELFKPFVMKRLVDLNHAQNIKAAKRMVERSRPQVWDVLDEVIREHPVLLNRAPTLHRLGIQAFEPQLVEGKAIQLHPLVCGAFNADFDGDQMAVHLPLSAEAQAEARILMLSSNNILKPSDGRPVTMPSQDMIIGLFHLTSERAGAAGEGRFFSSIAEALMAYDRGDLDLNARITVRLPEAVPPAGWTAPEGWTEGDPLLLETTLGRTLFNDLLPVDYPYLNGVVDKKVLGRIVNDLAERYPKVEVGASLDALKEAGFRWASRSGVTIAISDVVAPAAKAEILEKYEEEARKIQEQYDIGLITDDERRQELIDVWTQATNEVDDAMRANFPERNTVFQMVSSGARGNWMQVRQIAGMRGLVADPKGEIIPRPIKSNYREGLSVLEYFIATHGARKGLADTALRTADSGYLTRRLVDVSQDVIIREDDCGTRMGLTMPIADKVGEDTVVRADTVETSVYARTLAQDVTDAEGNVLGEAGQDIGDVLIARLVAAGLTEVKVRSVLTCESRVGTCAKCYGRSLATGKLVDIGEAVGIIAAQSIGEPGTQLTMRTFHTGGAASAEDITQGLPRVQELFEARTPKGEAPITEAAGRVKIDDSERIRKIVVVRDDGQEDVVYPVTKRARLLVEDGEHIAVGRQLVAGAVDPKKVLRILGPRAAQKHLVEQVQEVYRSQGVDIHDKHIEVIVRQMLRRVTVLDSGDSRLLPGELMERTRFEDENRRVVSEGGTPASGRPELMGITKASLATDSWLSAASFQETTKVLTEAAMSARKDPLLGLKENVILGKLIPAGTGLPRYHEVVVEPTEEAKQTAFSRLGYSDIDFAPVGGSNEPLALEDLEFPDSYGLEFR